The Ectothiorhodospiraceae bacterium BW-2 nucleotide sequence CAAGGCCGAGATGACCGGCACGCCGCTGATCTACCCGCGCATCCATTCGCTGGGCGCGACCCTGAGCTAAGGAGGCACGGCCATGATTGTTCGACGCAAAGGCGGCCTGACCGAGTTCATCCCCACGCCGCAGGAGAAGCGCGACGGCCTGATCCGCGACCACGCTCTGGGCCTGCTGGAAAATCTGCACCAGCGCCTGGCGCGGCTGGAACGGGCATCAAAGCTCCCGGCCGACGAAGCGGAGGCCTTCACGGCGCTGCTGGCGCGGATGCGGGCCGACGAGTCGCGCAACCTCGAGCTGCACGCCAGCCTGATCACCGGCGAAACCGCTTCCGGCTGACCGGCTCACTGCCACCGCTAACCCAGAAACCCCGGATACGGCCAGCCCGTTCCGGGGTTTCTGCCGCCTGTGCGCCGCTCAATCCGACCAAGTTCGCAAGTCATTGAAAATAAACGTGTTAAATGTCGGCTTCGGCTGTTCTTCTACTTGATTTGTGTCCGGAAAGAAGCATTCATTCATGGTGT carries:
- a CDS encoding VrlD, giving the protein MIVRRKGGLTEFIPTPQEKRDGLIRDHALGLLENLHQRLARLERASKLPADEAEAFTALLARMRADESRNLELHASLITGETASG